A window of Phaseolus vulgaris cultivar G19833 chromosome 4, P. vulgaris v2.0, whole genome shotgun sequence genomic DNA:
AACATGTACATCAACCTATATAAATGAAATCAGAAACAAGTATAACTAAGATGACAAAATGAAGGAGATTGAGAATTACAAGCCAATAACACCCTTGAGCACATCAACTAGCTGAGCTGTTGCAGTCATCTGAGGAAAATGCCCTTTAGCATCTAAAACCTCCAATGTAACTTTCCCTTTAATTTTTCTCTCCATGTAAAGTGCTGCACTGAATGGAACAATGATGTCACTAGTGGTCTGAATGATGGTGCATGGAGTTTCAATTTTCTCAAGCATATCTCTGTGATCACTATAGAACACAGTCTTGGCTAAGGAGGCTGCCACACCAGCTCTCATTCCTCTCAGGCACTCTCTGAATTTGTTAACAGATGGCTCATCATTTGGGTCCACTGCTAGTGTGGAGAAGGCAGTAACCCAGCTGTCATAGTTGGACTCCATGTTCTGCAATAACTCATCAACATCTGAGCTAGTAAAGCCCCCCTCATAGTCATCTATATTAAGATACCTGTATGTTATGGCAAGTTAGAGGGACTTAAAATGCATTAgatgaacaaaaaaaaaataaaggataaGAGAAAGAATTTTTCTTCTGCTTTTTCTAgtgaaatcaaaataaattatttgaatatatacaaacggtaaaaaaaatgtaaaataaaaaaccaaTAAGACTGACAcctaaaaaaaagttaagaatTACAAAATAACATAATTGTTATTAGCTTTCTTTATAAGCTTTGTATCCATATACTTTTATAAGAGGTTTTTGGTGTGAGTCGGTGCTTATTAATAAAAGcttaaaacacatttttaacTCTTAAGAACATTTATGATGGAAAGAATGATAATGTAGTGATGGAAAAAAAAGATTCTACCTTCTTTTGTTTGGCATATTTTGAAAGGTTAAAAGAGAAAACTGTGGACTTCTAAACCAGAGAGGAAAGAACTGGATCAACCTTACTTtacctttatacaattttttgttttgttatttgttAAGGGTATTTTTGCCACTGTTGAGTTTTGATATTTTAGGACCTGTTCAGTTTAgtatcaaattcaaattttcacaCTGTAGTATACGTGTTTTGTTCTAACATTTCTGACTAAGACTGATATGAACACACATCTTAATCACTTCACCCTTTTAAATTTGTTCATAAATGTCTTTCTGCATTTTCTCTTATACATCTCTTTACTTCAGaggaatcaaaattaaaaaattgtaaaaatggTGAGAGAATATCTTTTGATCTTCAACTGAAATTGACTTGGCCGGCAAATTGGTGGTTCAAATTTGAAAAGGGCTAAGGTGCCATTTTCCTAATCTTATTTTATAAGAAGTGGAGATAATTGAAGTCAGCAAAGTGGGAAGAGAAAGTGAAGTTTTGTCTTTTTGAGTTAGTTCAGAGTTTTCTGTTTATtctattaacaatttttttaaagatgaaaGCAAAGTTGGTTCATCAAACACACCACGCTGAAAAAGGTGATACCACAagattacaaaaaaaaatggaatcCCTCCCCCAATCCCGTATACACCACATGTTTTGGTTggttcatcttttttttttgctaaaaTTTTCTAACTGGTTGGTTCTTTTTAATAgtgaaatcaaattattgttTATTTGGACTGTGATATATCCTTATCTTTTGCACAGTGGAAAATTGCAAGTTGCACAAACATAGGTGTGTTGTTGTGTGAATAGTGTTGGTTACTTATTGTTCGTTTTCCCTCACAAATATAGATTCCTACAGACAGTGGAAAGTCCCACAAAAACTTTGGGACCAAACCATTAAACACGGTATAAGGATTCCctgaagagaaagagagaaactCAAGCCTAACTCAAACAACATAGAGATGATGTGACAAATACTAAAAGAATTTGTCAGTGAGGAATAAAAGAAAgcaaaattatatttgtaaaataaatgttaaacaGTGAAGGAGagatgagaaagcaaaatgAGATGCAATGAGTGACATGACAGAGAGATGTGTGAAAGAATATAGATTGTAAAATGTATTGCATGaataatgaattatataataGTAAAACTGATAAATTTGTAAGAGAATATATGATTAATTATAATTCactcatatttatattataatattataatacaattttaaaatttattttttatataataaaacacTGACAAAgatcatttttaataatttactagaggtactaaaataaaaatatcaaatagctactaaaaatattgaagaagtttaaaattttgaattaagaacgaaaaacatatttaatataaaatatatttctatttcaaagaaaattgtttaatatttatgtttttaaaaaaatttaaaatatttaataaacataaaagatatgTAATAATTTTCAATCTAAAAACACATGTTAACATAAATCCAAAAAGGTACATGAGAGAAAGCTCATAAAGAAGAAAACAGTTCAAAGTGGTACTATGTCCATGATTAATGCAAAAGAGAAGTACTGTTTCTATCAACAGACTGAGAAACTTCAAACATATTCAAAAAAACTTGCAAGATCAAATTTCTTCTCCCAAAAAAGTAGGAATTGAACATCTAGGATAAGATTTTAAGTGGCATCTACTAGGTAAGTTGTTTCTTAATCTTAAAAGGACAAGCAAACACTGAAAAGTTGGTCTGTCATGAGTGATGAAACCTTTCAAGAGATGTCAACATTCAATAACTCATAAGTTTATGAACAAGGAGaaagaaaataactttttttatcagaatttaatgaataaaaagaaTAACATTTCAGAGGTGTTTGTATAAAGAAAaccagaagaaagaaaagatgaCCTGGGAGAAGCACCAAGGAGAATAAGGGTCTTAAAGAGGTCAGGTCTGGCTATGGAGGCTATGCAGCCAATCATGCCAGACATGGAATGGCCAACAAAGGTGGTAGCTTTGAGGTCCATCTGGTCCATGAGAGTGATCAACAAATCAGCAAAAGCTTCCATGGAGGAATACTTCAAAGGGTCATAGAGGGTTGGATCCACAGCTCCAGAAAAGGGCCAATCAAACAGCACAACCTTGTAGTCTTCAGCAAGTAAGGGAGTGATCTTGTCCCAGACAGACTGGTTTGTTCCAAAACCATGAGCAAAGACTATGGTCTCAGTGCCTGATCCTAGGCTTCTGGCATTCAAGGCAGTAGAAAGCCAAGGTTTTTCCAACATCTTTGGGTTGTTATTACCTTTGGGTTCCATAAGAAGCAAAATTAACAGGGAGAAAAAGTAGTGAAAGATCAGAATGTGTGGTTTCTAGTGCTGCCTTTTCATCTGTCTGCCCATATTTATAAGCCATATGTGAaatgtttttctctttcttttcttttttattggtCAACATAATGATGTTGATATAATAACACCTCATTTTTCATTTACATTTACTTAAccacctaatttttttaaatcatcaCATCATAGTTTTTAGATACAGTGAGTTCTATGGATCCTGAGTTTTAACTATTTCATTTGCATTTTTGTATGTTTGTTGAAACTTTTTAATTTTCGTGTTGAGTTCTTGTACgaatttataaatatgtttacttaaaatactatttataaatcttaataatatttattattttcaactatttaaaatgaataaattaagcGTAAGAGTACTTTTGCAGGTACACAACATCATCTCATTCTGAAGGAGATCATCAGCATCGCTAGGAGGACATCTCGAAAGACACAAAGACTATTAGGCAAGTGAGAATATTTTTTCGGTTCATACAAGAATAATTGACGTCCACCATGTGACCGGAAAGGATGTGAGGAAGATTTAATGGTAGTAACAAGGAATATGAAAAATGATAGACAAAAGTTAGTTGATACCCAAATGATCAAAGCAAATAAAATGGCATTGTTGGTTGAACTATAAAGGGAGATAACTGAGCTCAAAAAGCAGAATGCGGAGGGAATAGTCATCCTAAGGCAAGAAAACAAGACAATGAAAAGAAAGCTAGTAAAAAAGGGGCTCATGTATCCTAGAGTCCCGAAGATGAATCCAACCAAGAAACCTATACAAAGAGCACATCGTCCCACCCGAGACCTTTCCCATCAATTTTAACTCATCAAGAGAAATGTTGAAGTATATGTAGATAACATGATGTTCATGTCTGAGTCATGCGAAAACCATATTGAAAACTTAGGTGAAGTCTTCGCAACACTTGTAGGAGTAATGTTTAAGACCCAAAGGACACCCACACTGAACTTGTCGAAAGGAAATCAAACATGAATATTTGCAAAGAGACACacatacatataaaataacTCCCACAAAGCCCCTTCTCATCCATGACACACATTATCAACGACATTGCACTGCTCCAACAAGATTATGCCCACCTCAGCATCTTTCTTAAGCATTGACACACTAGTAGCAGAAGACCCTATCATGGACGACCACCGATACTTAGAAAAGGATTTGGTCAAATGCATATCTACCCCATCATAATCCAACTGAGATGGAAGATCACTCTCAAACTACTCCACGACCAAATTTATTGCTCAACTAGGAGCCTCAACCTGAAATGTCTCAGTCTCAAGAGGCAAAACTAACACTCATTATGGCAATTGAAGGCTCACTAGAATCCTCCAACGGTTACCCACCTGAAGAGGCCGACATAATCGAAGAAGAAGACATAACTAACCTAGGAAAAAGTAAACTCTTTGCACCTAGTCACTACTCGAAATAATGGTAAAACACGGGTGGTCCTAACACAAGGACTGACCCATATTTATAGAATTTGGAAAGCAAGGTAACCCAAAAAACACATCCTTCCCCAACCATCAAATTTATCCACATCCAATAGATGCAACAGttccaaaaataataataaacttagAACATTCTAGATTCTACGAGGAATACCCCTCTAAAGAACATTCACAAAAAATTTCTTACAAAGACTCTAAAGAAAAGTTTTCCGAGCATGGAAAGTTAATATACTATATAAGACCGAGATAACCTTCACCTTAAAAGGtcgaaaaaaataaaaagataaacttGAAAATGTCGTCAAAGACATCTTAGGAaaccaaccaaaacaaaataattaaacatgATGTTAATCCTAAATCAACTTAATAAACATATTGTATTGTCAGACTAATATGAGGTTAATTACAATATACATACTAATTCAAACTCATTCGTGTTGAGGCCCAATACAAATTCTCAAATAGGTTTACTTGAAACAAATAAATGTTACATTTTCAGTAGCATTTATCGCTCTCAACTATTTAAGAGGACGGACTTGATCATCGTAACACATTTTAGAGGTACATACTTTCATTCCataccaaaaaaaaatcatcaacatCATAAAGAGAACGTCTCAAAA
This region includes:
- the LOC137838051 gene encoding probable strigolactone esterase DAD2 translates to MEPKGNNNPKMLEKPWLSTALNARSLGSGTETIVFAHGFGTNQSVWDKITPLLAEDYKVVLFDWPFSGAVDPTLYDPLKYSSMEAFADLLITLMDQMDLKATTFVGHSMSGMIGCIASIARPDLFKTLILLGASPRYLNIDDYEGGFTSSDVDELLQNMESNYDSWVTAFSTLAVDPNDEPSVNKFRECLRGMRAGVAASLAKTVFYSDHRDMLEKIETPCTIIQTTSDIIVPFSAALYMERKIKGKVTLEVLDAKGHFPQMTATAQLVDVLKGVIGL